One stretch of Geoalkalibacter ferrihydriticus DSM 17813 DNA includes these proteins:
- the asnS gene encoding asparagine--tRNA ligase produces the protein MTQGRTRINRALSGEVPPGPLLVKGWVRTVRRTKNLTFVALNDGSCLESLQIVVDTDLPGYAESTNLGTGACVEARGELVASPAAGQPWELHAHELRVLGAADADYPLQKKRHGFEYLRSIAHLRLRSNTFGAVFRVRSALSFAIHRFFQERGFLYVQTPIITANDCEGAGEMFRVSTLDPIDPPRLDGAVDWTRDFFGERTGLTVSGQLQGEAFACAFSDIYTFGPTFRAENSNTSRHAAEFWMIEPEMAFADLAADCRLAADFIQYLCRYALDNCSEDLKFFDNFVEKGLIEKLGSLADAEFQQLTYTDAIKELQASGRTFEFSPVWGSDLQSEHERFLSEQVVKGPLFVTDYPKDIKAFYMRLNDDGKTVAAMDCLVPRVGEIIGGSQREERLDVLAQRMREAGIAPESLGWFLDLRRWGTCPHAGFGLGFERLLMYVTGMTNIRDVIPFPRTPGNARF, from the coding sequence ATGACGCAGGGGCGTACGCGTATAAATCGAGCATTAAGCGGTGAGGTTCCCCCTGGCCCGCTGCTGGTCAAGGGCTGGGTGCGTACCGTGCGCCGTACCAAGAATCTGACCTTTGTCGCGCTCAACGATGGGTCCTGTCTGGAAAGTTTACAGATTGTCGTCGATACGGACCTGCCTGGATATGCTGAATCCACCAACCTTGGAACCGGTGCCTGTGTCGAGGCGCGCGGAGAATTGGTGGCCTCCCCCGCAGCGGGGCAGCCGTGGGAATTGCATGCCCATGAACTGAGAGTTCTCGGTGCCGCGGATGCGGATTACCCTTTGCAGAAAAAGCGGCACGGGTTTGAGTACCTGCGCTCCATTGCCCATTTGCGTCTGCGCTCCAATACTTTCGGGGCGGTCTTTCGCGTGCGCTCGGCTTTGTCCTTCGCTATTCACCGCTTTTTCCAGGAACGCGGCTTTCTGTATGTGCAAACGCCCATCATCACCGCCAATGATTGCGAGGGAGCGGGGGAGATGTTTCGGGTCAGCACCCTCGATCCTATCGATCCTCCACGCCTGGACGGAGCCGTTGACTGGACTCGGGATTTTTTTGGGGAACGCACCGGATTGACGGTCAGCGGACAGTTGCAGGGTGAAGCCTTTGCCTGTGCGTTCAGCGACATCTACACCTTCGGGCCGACCTTTCGCGCCGAGAATTCCAATACCAGTCGTCATGCCGCCGAATTCTGGATGATCGAGCCGGAGATGGCTTTTGCCGATCTAGCCGCCGATTGCCGGCTTGCCGCTGACTTTATTCAATATTTGTGTCGTTACGCTTTGGATAATTGCTCGGAAGATCTGAAGTTTTTCGATAATTTTGTTGAGAAGGGGTTGATCGAAAAGCTTGGGTCCCTGGCGGATGCCGAGTTTCAGCAGTTGACCTACACGGACGCCATCAAGGAATTACAGGCTTCGGGTCGGACATTCGAATTTTCCCCCGTCTGGGGATCCGATCTGCAGTCGGAGCACGAACGTTTTCTCAGCGAGCAGGTCGTCAAGGGGCCACTGTTCGTTACCGACTATCCCAAGGACATCAAGGCCTTCTATATGCGCCTCAATGACGATGGCAAAACCGTTGCTGCCATGGACTGCCTGGTGCCGCGCGTCGGAGAGATCATCGGTGGCTCGCAGCGCGAAGAGCGCCTCGATGTCCTCGCGCAACGCATGCGCGAGGCCGGCATCGCTCCCGAGAGCCTGGGGTGGTTCCTTGACCTGCGGCGTTGGGGCACGTGCCCCCATGCGGGTTTTGGTCTGGGCTTTGAGCGTCTGCTCATGTATGTCACCGGAATGACCAATATCCGCGACGTCATTCCCTTTCCCCGTACTCCCGGCAACGCCCGGTTCTGA
- a CDS encoding chemotaxis protein CheW: MTQAQDRLALNSHLGEDEDTQKGKFLTFHLADEDYGIEIRFVTEIIGIQKITEVPDMPEFVKGVINLRGKVIPVMDVRMRFLMPPREYNDRTCIIVVNVNGTAVGLVVDEVSEVADIPEDQIEPPPRSSRAAASRYIQGMGKIGQEVKILLDVNHLLYDEQALQGVGAQGAELF, from the coding sequence ATGACGCAAGCACAGGACCGACTGGCTCTGAACAGCCATCTGGGGGAAGACGAGGACACTCAGAAAGGCAAGTTTCTGACCTTTCACCTGGCCGATGAGGACTACGGCATTGAAATCCGTTTTGTCACCGAGATCATCGGCATCCAGAAGATTACCGAAGTGCCCGACATGCCCGAGTTCGTCAAAGGCGTGATAAACCTGCGCGGCAAGGTCATTCCGGTCATGGACGTGCGCATGCGCTTCCTGATGCCGCCGCGCGAATACAACGACCGCACGTGCATCATCGTGGTCAACGTCAACGGCACCGCAGTCGGTTTGGTTGTGGATGAAGTCAGTGAGGTTGCCGACATCCCCGAAGATCAGATCGAGCCGCCGCCGCGTTCCAGCCGGGCAGCCGCCAGTCGCTACATTCAGGGCATGGGCAAGATTGGGCAGGAAGTCAAGATTCTCCTCGACGTCAACCACCTGCTCTATGATGAACAGGCGTTGCAAGGCGTCGGGGCGCAGGGCGCGGAACTTTTTTAA
- a CDS encoding cation acetate symporter: MIYAQSPLAIGLFVSFVLLVLGLSFYMGRRTTSSDGYYAAGGNVHWFTNGIAFAGDYLSAASFLGICGMIAVSGYDGWMYSVGYLAGWMVALFLVAEPMKRLGKYTFTDALDSKFNSKSIQLMAAISTLVVSIFYLIPQMVGAGTLVTPLLGLPHYAGVIIVGVVVTIIVATAGMASTTMVQFLKGGLLLTFSTVLVIGVLVRGFSGTPENDGKAYHEFITLQATVAADGRLQLDDPAYTAPPNWHDSAFAEAGMVKLAKDGVETIWHLQADGQGGYLLEETLYQVVLTDGTRLYNGAPATEGRFFPVGHMKEIKMDGETVLQTGAVGPLAYLRTLQDSTIVLWGTRHVRTAEGYYSIYYQKPTPGTQILRPGLRFTVDNATGAEKFNFFSLMLALFCGTAALPHILIRYYTVPSQAAARKSTLVAIAAIGFFYILTLFMGLGAMTSGVINIMDNNMSAPLLALSFGVFLFAIISSIAFATVLGTVSGLIVASSGAVAHDLMDNFFGMKMKDKTKVLAGKLSAVCVGAIAIYLGIVFEGMNVSFLVGWAFAIAASANLPAILMLLFWKRTTAQGVAASIGVGIVSALGLILLSPDMYVRYGLLPSDAPISFNSPAAISIPLSFITLVVVSLLTKRVEVPEEGTEAASA; encoded by the coding sequence ATGATATACGCACAATCACCTTTGGCCATCGGCCTGTTCGTTTCTTTTGTTCTGCTGGTTCTCGGCCTGTCCTTTTACATGGGCCGCAGAACGACTTCGTCTGACGGCTATTACGCCGCCGGCGGCAACGTACATTGGTTCACCAACGGTATCGCCTTTGCCGGCGACTACCTCTCCGCGGCCTCCTTCCTCGGCATCTGCGGCATGATCGCCGTATCCGGCTATGACGGCTGGATGTATTCCGTCGGTTACCTGGCGGGCTGGATGGTTGCGCTGTTCCTGGTGGCCGAACCCATGAAGCGCCTGGGCAAATATACCTTCACCGACGCTCTTGATTCCAAGTTCAACTCCAAGAGCATCCAGTTGATGGCCGCCATCAGCACCCTGGTGGTTTCCATCTTCTACCTGATTCCCCAAATGGTCGGGGCCGGCACCCTGGTCACGCCGCTTCTGGGCCTGCCCCATTATGCCGGGGTCATTATCGTCGGCGTAGTCGTAACGATCATCGTCGCCACCGCCGGCATGGCCTCCACCACCATGGTGCAGTTTCTCAAGGGCGGCCTGCTGTTGACCTTCTCCACTGTCTTGGTTATCGGGGTGTTGGTTCGCGGCTTTTCCGGCACTCCGGAGAATGACGGCAAAGCCTATCATGAATTCATTACCCTGCAGGCAACGGTTGCCGCGGATGGCCGCCTGCAACTTGATGACCCGGCCTACACCGCTCCGCCCAACTGGCACGACTCAGCCTTTGCAGAGGCCGGCATGGTCAAGTTGGCCAAAGACGGCGTCGAGACCATCTGGCACCTGCAAGCTGACGGACAGGGCGGCTACCTGCTTGAAGAAACCCTGTATCAGGTGGTACTCACCGACGGCACCCGCCTTTACAACGGGGCCCCCGCCACTGAAGGCCGCTTCTTTCCCGTCGGGCACATGAAAGAAATCAAAATGGATGGTGAAACGGTGCTCCAGACCGGCGCTGTCGGCCCCCTGGCCTACCTGCGGACCCTGCAGGACAGCACCATCGTACTCTGGGGCACCAGGCACGTGCGTACCGCCGAGGGCTACTACAGCATCTATTACCAAAAGCCGACTCCCGGCACACAGATTCTGCGTCCGGGCTTGCGCTTCACCGTCGACAACGCCACCGGGGCCGAGAAGTTCAACTTTTTCTCCCTCATGCTCGCACTGTTCTGCGGCACCGCAGCGCTGCCGCACATCCTCATCCGCTACTACACCGTGCCCAGCCAGGCCGCGGCACGCAAGTCGACGCTGGTTGCCATTGCCGCCATCGGCTTCTTCTACATCCTGACCCTGTTCATGGGTCTGGGCGCCATGACCAGCGGTGTCATCAACATCATGGACAACAACATGTCGGCGCCGCTGCTGGCCCTGTCCTTCGGGGTCTTTTTGTTCGCCATCATCTCGTCCATCGCCTTCGCTACCGTTCTCGGCACCGTTTCAGGCCTGATCGTAGCATCCTCGGGCGCGGTGGCTCATGACCTGATGGACAACTTCTTCGGCATGAAGATGAAGGACAAAACCAAGGTCCTGGCGGGCAAGCTTTCGGCCGTCTGTGTCGGCGCCATCGCCATCTACCTGGGTATCGTGTTTGAAGGCATGAACGTGAGCTTCCTGGTCGGTTGGGCCTTCGCCATCGCCGCCTCGGCCAACCTGCCGGCGATTCTCATGCTGCTGTTCTGGAAACGCACAACCGCCCAAGGCGTGGCCGCCTCCATCGGCGTGGGCATTGTCTCGGCACTGGGCCTGATCCTGCTTTCGCCCGACATGTACGTGCGTTACGGGCTGCTGCCTTCCGATGCACCCATTTCCTTCAACAGCCCGGCGGCGATTTCCATTCCCTTGAGCTTTATTACACTGGTGGTGGTCTCGCTTCTGACCAAGCGCGTCGAAGTGCCCGAGGAGGGAACCGAAGCCGCCAGCGCCTAA
- a CDS encoding DUF485 domain-containing protein, with protein MGHGPAVKLGKDNAAGYKAKIGITMFFVYTSIYFIFVLINITKPTLMQIQVFGLNLSVVYGISLIVGAFLLALVYNHFCTQAENRLNK; from the coding sequence ATGGGACACGGACCCGCAGTCAAGCTTGGGAAAGACAACGCCGCAGGCTATAAAGCCAAAATCGGCATCACAATGTTTTTCGTCTATACCAGTATCTACTTCATCTTCGTCCTCATCAACATTACCAAACCCACCCTTATGCAGATCCAGGTATTCGGACTCAACCTGTCCGTGGTCTATGGTATCAGCCTGATCGTTGGCGCCTTTCTGTTGGCGCTCGTCTACAACCACTTCTGCACCCAGGCAGAAAATCGGTTGAATAAATAA
- a CDS encoding ATP-binding protein yields MGQPSHYAIKGLRKKILLSSVIYTLAALLIISLLSIIPLINWMRGSAERHLIHAAEIRSLAVEEYLARMVEITRQINSRSAARQYLAHHLAERLPFEQVSSATRAILKDALATSIEAVGITRTDRDGRVIAEVGQVVPVEILPILGGAIPHIQILDPILLEDQLFLVVRGTIFDDTQQPLGYDLVMFTTTNLQRILWNPTALGISGESFLARQTENTTVLFFPSHRGKDEIYNLRLDDSHLQAAISRATSGETGDMRIPADGSAGKRVVAFAPVSGSDWALLVTKEQQELMAPVRKQVFTVAGLVLLLTALATLGMLVLLRPMTGRVMVFAEELDNLNRDLKQEISERKKAEISLLRSQREWERTFEAITDAVAIRDIQGNLLKMNHATAQLLQELAPGEKAETGCRRLFGFDKPPPECLFCRMVAEKEAQCGERHLAEVDRWFHVACYPLFDDDNTLWGGVLVAQDVSEQKKMERIKDEMISSVSHEMRTPLTAMLGFVEFMLENPVERAQQIDYLQTIYRETERLNELVSNFLDLQRLQAQVESYHFKKLDICSLLHETAHLFKVTSKKHQVNIQCPEQLPKVQVDEKRLMQALKNLLSNAIKYSPEGGNVMLSAQVEKERIVISVQDQGMGIPSQMRERIFERFYRVDESDRRMPGGIGLGLSLVREVIKSHGGEVWVESETGVGSTFYFSLPLEGSKAQGN; encoded by the coding sequence ATGGGCCAGCCTTCGCATTATGCCATAAAGGGTCTGCGCAAAAAAATTCTTCTATCATCCGTAATCTACACTCTCGCCGCCCTGCTCATCATTTCACTGCTGAGCATCATTCCTCTTATCAACTGGATGCGGGGTTCCGCCGAAAGACACCTGATTCACGCCGCGGAAATTCGCTCCCTGGCGGTTGAGGAATATTTGGCACGCATGGTGGAAATCACCCGGCAGATCAATTCGCGCAGCGCTGCCCGCCAATATCTTGCGCACCACCTCGCTGAGCGTCTGCCTTTCGAGCAGGTAAGCAGTGCCACCAGAGCCATTCTCAAGGATGCATTGGCCACGTCCATCGAGGCGGTCGGCATCACCCGCACCGACCGCGATGGTCGCGTAATAGCCGAGGTCGGCCAGGTTGTTCCCGTCGAAATTCTGCCTATCCTGGGTGGTGCGATTCCACATATCCAGATTCTGGATCCGATCCTGCTTGAAGATCAGCTCTTTCTGGTGGTGAGGGGAACAATCTTTGACGATACTCAGCAGCCGCTGGGCTACGACCTCGTCATGTTCACCACGACAAATCTGCAACGCATCCTCTGGAACCCGACTGCTCTGGGCATCAGCGGCGAGAGTTTTCTGGCGCGTCAGACTGAGAACACTACGGTTCTTTTCTTTCCAAGCCATCGCGGCAAGGATGAAATCTACAACCTGCGCCTAGACGATTCCCACCTGCAAGCGGCCATATCCAGGGCGACTTCCGGCGAGACGGGTGACATGCGCATCCCCGCCGATGGGAGCGCCGGCAAGAGGGTTGTGGCATTCGCTCCTGTCTCTGGCTCGGATTGGGCGCTGCTTGTTACCAAAGAGCAGCAGGAACTCATGGCTCCGGTGCGCAAACAGGTTTTCACCGTCGCCGGCCTCGTGTTGCTGCTGACCGCGCTGGCCACCCTGGGCATGCTCGTTCTGTTGCGGCCCATGACCGGCCGGGTCATGGTCTTTGCGGAGGAACTCGACAATCTCAACCGCGATCTCAAGCAGGAGATCAGTGAGCGCAAAAAAGCCGAAATCAGTCTTTTGCGCAGCCAGCGGGAATGGGAACGAACCTTTGAAGCAATAACCGACGCTGTTGCCATCCGCGACATCCAGGGAAATCTTCTCAAAATGAACCATGCCACCGCCCAGCTTCTCCAGGAGCTTGCGCCCGGGGAAAAAGCGGAGACGGGGTGCCGGAGACTGTTCGGCTTTGACAAACCACCGCCTGAGTGCCTGTTCTGTCGCATGGTCGCGGAGAAGGAGGCGCAGTGTGGCGAGCGACATTTAGCCGAAGTCGATCGTTGGTTTCACGTTGCCTGTTACCCCCTGTTTGACGATGACAATACCCTTTGGGGTGGCGTCCTCGTCGCTCAGGATGTCAGCGAGCAGAAAAAAATGGAGCGCATCAAGGATGAAATGATTTCCTCGGTCAGCCACGAAATGCGCACACCCTTGACCGCCATGCTCGGTTTTGTCGAATTTATGCTGGAGAATCCCGTCGAGCGCGCACAGCAGATCGATTACCTGCAGACGATTTATCGTGAAACCGAGCGCCTCAACGAACTGGTCAGCAACTTTCTCGATCTGCAACGCCTTCAGGCCCAGGTCGAGAGCTACCACTTCAAGAAACTCGACATCTGTTCCCTGCTGCACGAAACTGCGCACCTTTTCAAGGTAACCTCGAAAAAGCATCAGGTCAACATCCAGTGCCCCGAGCAGCTGCCGAAGGTGCAGGTCGACGAGAAACGGCTCATGCAAGCCCTGAAAAATCTGCTCTCCAATGCCATAAAATATTCACCGGAGGGCGGCAACGTCATGCTCAGCGCGCAGGTCGAAAAGGAGCGTATCGTTATTTCAGTGCAAGATCAGGGAATGGGCATCCCCAGTCAAATGCGCGAGCGGATATTTGAGCGTTTTTATCGGGTCGACGAAAGCGACAGACGCATGCCCGGCGGCATCGGCCTGGGATTGAGTCTGGTACGAGAAGTCATCAAGTCCCATGGCGGAGAGGTGTGGGTGGAAAGCGAGACCGGTGTCGGCAGCACCTTTTATTTCAGCCTGCCGCTGGAGGGAAGCAAAGCGCAAGGGAACTGA
- the lon gene encoding endopeptidase La, with protein sequence MSDEKETSNDDVIDADVEDEQSPAPVQEGGLVLATEILPPSLPLIPLRPRPAFPGIILPLSISGAERVATIEQTMKTSHRAIGLVLVKDLDEGDKPENLHRVGVAARILKILHQEEQSVHVLVNTQERFVLDEVHEDNKSALHGRVTYRYGAELSVNPELKAYSMAIIGALKELVQINPLYSEEIKMFLNRSSLDDPGRLADFAANLTTAEGQELQKILETFDVRKRIDRVLVLLKKELEVSRIQTKITKQIEEKISKQQREFFLREQLKAIKKELGLEKEGKAAEVEKFEKRLKDLKLNEEAQKTVDEELEKLRLLEPNSPEYTVTRNYLDWLTVLPWGKFSKDSYQIERARRILDRDHYGLDDVKERILEFIAVGKMKGDISGSILCLVGPPGVGKTSIGHSVADALGRKFYRFSLGGMRDEAEIKGHRRTYIGAMPGKFIQAIKSAGSANPVLMLDEIDKIGASFQGDPASALLEVLDPEQNSGFRDHYLDVPYDLSNVLFIATANQLDTIPAPLLDRMEVIRLSGYIKEEKVEIAKRYLVPKALKNHGLEKSHVSVRRDALEKIIEDYAREAGVRNLENRIKKIMRKAAREFADGHEGRITVTAKEIEKFLGKPVFAADEIFSDVPGVVTGLAWTSQGGATLQIEATAVPSQNKGLKQTGQLGNIMIESSEIAYSYTMAHLADYGAAADFYDKHFVHLHVPAGATPKDGPSAGVTMSTALLSMIMGKPVMAKLGMTGELTLTGRVLPIGGVKEKTIAARRTGLTTLIFPEGNRKDFEELPDYLQEGLTVHFAREYNDVYQVAFGVPGKVKNKKKAGKSI encoded by the coding sequence ATGAGCGATGAAAAAGAAACATCCAACGACGATGTCATTGACGCGGATGTGGAAGACGAGCAAAGCCCCGCACCGGTGCAGGAGGGCGGCCTGGTCCTAGCCACCGAGATTCTTCCCCCTTCCCTGCCGCTCATCCCCCTGCGCCCGCGCCCAGCCTTTCCCGGAATTATTCTTCCCCTCTCGATCAGTGGCGCGGAGCGCGTCGCGACCATCGAGCAGACCATGAAAACCTCGCATCGCGCCATCGGACTGGTGCTGGTCAAGGATCTCGATGAGGGCGACAAGCCGGAAAACCTGCATCGCGTCGGCGTTGCGGCGCGCATCCTCAAGATTCTGCACCAGGAGGAGCAGAGCGTTCATGTGCTGGTCAACACCCAGGAGCGCTTTGTGCTGGACGAGGTGCATGAGGACAACAAGAGCGCCCTGCACGGCCGCGTCACCTATCGCTACGGTGCGGAACTCTCGGTCAATCCCGAACTCAAGGCCTACTCCATGGCCATCATCGGCGCACTCAAGGAGCTGGTGCAGATCAACCCGCTGTATTCCGAAGAAATCAAGATGTTTCTTAACCGCTCAAGCCTCGACGATCCTGGGCGGCTGGCGGACTTTGCCGCCAACCTGACGACTGCCGAAGGTCAGGAGCTGCAGAAAATTCTGGAGACCTTCGATGTCAGGAAACGCATCGACCGGGTTCTGGTCTTGTTGAAAAAAGAATTGGAAGTCTCACGCATCCAGACCAAGATCACCAAGCAGATTGAGGAGAAGATCAGCAAGCAGCAGCGCGAATTTTTTCTGCGTGAACAGCTCAAGGCTATCAAGAAGGAACTGGGACTGGAGAAGGAAGGCAAGGCAGCGGAAGTCGAAAAATTTGAAAAACGTCTCAAAGACTTAAAGCTCAACGAGGAAGCGCAGAAAACCGTCGATGAAGAACTCGAAAAACTGCGCCTGCTCGAACCCAACTCCCCCGAATATACCGTTACCCGCAATTATCTCGACTGGCTCACGGTGCTGCCCTGGGGCAAATTCAGCAAGGACTCCTACCAGATCGAGCGGGCCCGGCGCATTCTGGATCGTGACCATTACGGCCTTGACGACGTTAAGGAGCGCATTCTGGAATTCATCGCCGTGGGTAAAATGAAGGGCGATATTTCAGGATCAATTCTATGCCTGGTCGGCCCGCCCGGGGTGGGAAAAACCTCCATCGGTCACAGTGTCGCCGATGCCCTGGGGCGCAAATTCTATCGCTTTTCCCTGGGCGGCATGCGCGACGAAGCCGAAATCAAAGGGCATCGACGCACCTATATCGGCGCCATGCCGGGAAAATTCATCCAGGCCATCAAAAGTGCCGGCAGCGCCAATCCGGTACTGATGCTGGACGAAATCGACAAGATCGGTGCGAGCTTTCAGGGCGATCCGGCTTCGGCGCTGCTCGAAGTCCTCGATCCGGAACAAAATTCCGGCTTTCGCGATCATTATCTCGACGTGCCCTACGATCTGTCCAACGTGCTGTTCATCGCCACCGCCAACCAACTCGACACGATCCCCGCGCCTCTGCTCGACCGTATGGAGGTCATTCGTCTGTCGGGCTACATCAAGGAAGAAAAAGTTGAAATCGCCAAACGCTACCTGGTACCCAAGGCATTGAAAAATCACGGTCTTGAAAAGAGCCATGTGAGCGTGCGGCGCGATGCTCTGGAAAAAATCATTGAGGATTACGCCCGTGAAGCCGGGGTGCGTAACCTGGAAAACCGCATCAAAAAAATCATGCGCAAAGCCGCACGAGAATTCGCGGACGGCCATGAAGGCAGAATTACCGTCACGGCAAAGGAAATTGAAAAATTCCTGGGTAAACCAGTATTTGCTGCCGATGAAATTTTTTCCGATGTCCCAGGAGTCGTCACCGGCCTGGCCTGGACGAGTCAGGGCGGCGCCACCCTTCAGATCGAGGCCACCGCGGTGCCCAGCCAAAACAAGGGACTCAAGCAAACCGGACAGCTCGGCAATATCATGATCGAGAGTTCGGAGATTGCCTATTCCTACACGATGGCACACCTTGCCGATTATGGTGCGGCGGCGGATTTCTACGACAAGCATTTCGTGCATCTGCACGTCCCAGCGGGTGCCACGCCCAAGGACGGCCCTTCGGCCGGAGTCACCATGTCCACGGCGTTGCTGTCCATGATTATGGGCAAGCCGGTCATGGCCAAGCTCGGCATGACCGGTGAGCTCACCCTGACCGGACGCGTACTGCCCATCGGCGGGGTCAAGGAAAAGACCATCGCTGCCCGGCGCACCGGGCTCACCACCCTGATTTTCCCCGAAGGCAATCGCAAGGATTTCGAAGAACTTCCCGATTACCTGCAAGAAGGCTTGACGGTACACTTCGCACGGGAGTACAACGACGTCTACCAGGTGGCTTTTGGTGTGCCGGGGAAGGTAAAAAACAAAAAAAAGGCAGGTAAAAGCATTTAA
- the trpS gene encoding tryptophan--tRNA ligase gives MRILSGIQPSGSLHLGNYFGMMKKMIAYQENEDLFCFIANYHAMTSVTDGNALARGTLEAAANFLALGMDPERSTFWVQSDVPEVQELTWALSNFTPMGLLERCHSYKDKVAKGIAANHGLFAYPVLMTADILLFQSDRVPVGKDQKQHVEVARDIALKFNNQYGEIFTVPEAEIDDEVATVPGTDGQKMSKSYGNTIDLFLEEKALRKQIMRIVTDSTPVEAPKDPDRCNVFQIYRLFLDKQQQQALRKRYEAGGMGYGEVKQELFETVRDFFTPFAERRRELLADLDGLRATLARGADKARQAGAKTLRKVRKKTGLAY, from the coding sequence ATGAGAATTCTCAGTGGCATTCAGCCTTCGGGCAGTCTGCACCTCGGCAACTACTTCGGCATGATGAAGAAGATGATCGCGTACCAGGAGAATGAAGATCTCTTCTGCTTTATCGCCAACTACCACGCCATGACTTCCGTCACCGACGGCAATGCGCTGGCGCGCGGCACCCTGGAAGCGGCGGCCAATTTTCTGGCTCTGGGGATGGATCCGGAGCGCAGCACTTTCTGGGTGCAGTCCGATGTACCCGAAGTGCAGGAACTCACTTGGGCGCTGTCCAACTTCACGCCCATGGGCCTGCTTGAGCGCTGTCACAGCTACAAGGACAAGGTCGCCAAGGGCATCGCCGCCAATCACGGCCTCTTTGCCTATCCTGTGCTGATGACCGCCGACATCCTCTTGTTCCAGAGCGATCGGGTGCCGGTGGGCAAGGATCAGAAACAGCACGTGGAAGTGGCGCGCGACATCGCTCTTAAATTCAACAATCAATATGGCGAAATTTTCACCGTTCCCGAAGCCGAGATCGACGACGAGGTCGCCACCGTTCCCGGCACGGACGGACAGAAGATGAGCAAGAGCTACGGCAACACCATCGATCTGTTTCTGGAGGAAAAAGCCCTGCGCAAGCAGATCATGCGCATCGTCACCGATTCAACACCGGTTGAAGCGCCCAAAGACCCCGATAGGTGCAATGTCTTCCAGATTTATCGCCTGTTCCTCGACAAGCAACAGCAGCAGGCGTTGCGCAAACGCTATGAAGCCGGCGGAATGGGCTACGGTGAGGTCAAGCAGGAACTCTTTGAAACCGTGCGGGATTTCTTCACCCCTTTCGCCGAACGCCGCCGCGAGTTGCTGGCCGACCTCGATGGTCTGCGCGCCACTCTGGCACGGGGCGCGGACAAGGCCCGCCAGGCCGGCGCTAAAACCCTGCGCAAGGTGAGAAAGAAAACCGGTCTGGCGTATTGA